From the Bacteriovorax sp. Seq25_V genome, one window contains:
- the lptB gene encoding LPS export ABC transporter ATP-binding protein, with product MSEALACLKAENLQKIYGGRTVVKDVSLEVTQGEVVGLLGPNGAGKTTSFYMIVGLVKADRGSITLSGVDLTEDPIHKRALKGVGYLPQEASVFRDLSVEANIFAVLENRLLPKAKKKNLLESLISDFGLGHIRESKGSALSGGERRRVEIARALALEPKFVLLDEPFAGVDPLAVSDIQSVITGLKRRNIGVLITDHNVRETLGIVDRAYIMSSGELLVSGKPEEIVNNERARKFYLGEEFKM from the coding sequence GTGAGCGAAGCTCTAGCATGTTTAAAAGCAGAAAATTTGCAAAAAATATATGGTGGTAGAACAGTTGTTAAAGACGTAAGTCTTGAGGTTACTCAAGGTGAAGTCGTGGGCCTTCTTGGTCCAAACGGTGCAGGAAAGACTACTTCATTTTATATGATCGTTGGTCTTGTGAAAGCAGATAGAGGATCAATTACTTTATCAGGTGTCGACTTAACGGAAGATCCAATTCACAAGCGTGCACTTAAAGGTGTTGGTTATCTTCCACAGGAAGCTTCAGTCTTTAGAGATTTAAGTGTGGAAGCAAATATATTCGCTGTATTGGAAAATAGATTACTTCCAAAGGCGAAGAAGAAAAACTTACTTGAATCACTGATTAGTGATTTTGGTTTAGGACACATCAGAGAATCAAAAGGGTCTGCCCTTTCTGGTGGAGAGAGAAGAAGAGTGGAGATCGCTCGTGCTCTTGCCCTTGAACCTAAGTTTGTTTTACTTGATGAACCATTTGCAGGTGTTGACCCTCTAGCTGTTTCTGATATCCAAAGTGTTATCACTGGACTAAAGAGAAGAAATATCGGCGTACTTATCACAGACCATAATGTTAGAGAGACTTTAGGAATTGTTGATCGAGCATATATTATGAGTAGTGGTGAACTCCTTGTGAGCGGGAAGCCTGAGGAAATTGTAAATAATGAAAGAGCACGGAAGTTCTATTTAGGTGAAGAATTTAAAATGTAA
- a CDS encoding LptA/OstA family protein, translated as MLNLRHNLVIGIFFALCIGAIVLSSMPVYEFEPVEDTEEASTKIIESYFNSADYYLIGKDADNFHLYSSELIHNQTKNELILTSPNGVFFSDDGDPMYYSGGSGFYDIDEGKLFLKENVILRSRKMTINSDEFNYDDKLKTVLSRGNVFSKTTNYDDMFELVIESEALRYFHLARKAQYSGNVRGKMNRFRKYEAPFYFNSDRLTLLMDDKKAEMDGNVAIQKQGLRANSRRGEVFLENYNKKLKYFALFDDVIVKEKVAPENTPPFERRAYSERLEGFTSEGMVVLLGSPKVYQKKDVLKGNVIILRENNETIEVDDANTNFKLR; from the coding sequence TTGTTAAACCTAAGACATAATTTAGTTATTGGAATATTTTTTGCACTTTGCATTGGTGCTATTGTGCTGAGCAGTATGCCTGTTTATGAGTTCGAACCAGTAGAAGATACAGAAGAGGCGAGTACAAAGATTATTGAAAGCTACTTCAATTCTGCTGATTATTATCTTATTGGTAAGGATGCAGACAACTTTCACTTATACTCTTCCGAGCTTATTCATAATCAAACTAAGAATGAATTGATTCTCACTTCACCTAACGGGGTTTTCTTTTCTGATGATGGAGATCCAATGTATTACTCTGGAGGAAGTGGGTTTTACGATATTGATGAGGGAAAATTATTTTTAAAAGAAAATGTAATTCTTCGTTCACGCAAGATGACAATTAATTCAGATGAATTTAACTACGACGATAAATTGAAAACAGTTCTCTCTAGAGGAAATGTTTTTTCGAAGACAACAAATTACGATGATATGTTTGAGCTAGTAATTGAAAGCGAAGCCTTGAGATATTTTCATCTCGCAAGAAAAGCTCAATATAGTGGAAATGTAAGAGGAAAAATGAATAGGTTTCGCAAATATGAAGCCCCATTTTATTTCAATTCAGATCGCCTTACACTCTTGATGGATGACAAAAAAGCCGAAATGGATGGAAATGTTGCTATACAAAAACAGGGGCTTAGGGCCAATTCTAGGCGAGGAGAAGTATTTCTCGAGAACTATAATAAAAAACTCAAGTATTTTGCATTATTTGACGATGTGATTGTTAAGGAAAAGGTGGCGCCAGAAAATACTCCACCTTTTGAGCGTAGGGCCTACAGTGAAAGATTAGAAGGTTTTACTTCAGAAGGAATGGTTGTGTTACTTGGGTCTCCAAAAGTATATCAGAAGAAAGATGTACTTAAGGGGAATGTTATCATCCTTAGAGAAAACAACGAGACTATCGAAGTTGATGATGCAAATACAAACTTTAAACTGAGGTAA
- the mutS gene encoding DNA mismatch repair protein MutS: MTLQIESIVNSGTKLTPMMEQYFEIKTKYLDHLLLFRMGDFYEVFFEDAKTASQILNIALTHRGKVGDHPIPMAGIPHHAAATYIDRFASHGIKVAICEQVEDPKEAKGIVKRAVTQVVSPGMPYDLEKTNSNETHFIVSTFKKQNTFYITALDFTTGVFKGFELNTEEDFLEKIRNLAPKEFITFLGQWDNSAKSDDLKTLLNHMGTLVTNLSKEYFESTFTEIYIEKLIPTYKRDQVLVENDVILNPIGALSYYVSSTQNNEDFVHIQPFSLISETGYMKVTIPTLTGLEILPKSRETYHESLLGFMDKTKTALGARTLRDVFTSPLTDVKKIKQRQSTTAYFLENEDILQTSRELLSNVRDLERILAKVSTNKANAGDLLNISGAINVYQKLSIILKDLPVNNLKELPKENVTDLLKLAEAITVTINDEIGANLEKGNLIKPGANKERDRLAGLSQNASAELLTLETKYRNETGIQKLKIKSNNVAGYFIEVSKTYTDKVPPHFIRRQTLVNSERYSTQELNEFEKELVIASERLQKLEREIFKSLIEEIIANRAHIQLLATILAKIDVLQSFAWIARSEDFICPELSTKSKEVSLKGAWHPLIKAAIKDQFVSHDLNLDHKKYFGLITGPNMAGKTTVMREVAIIQLLTQIGSFVPADSVKVSVCDYLFSRLGASDDILKGQSTFMVEMAETAEILRHATENSLIILDEVGRGTSTYDGLSIAWALVEHFIEKTKSICLFATHYHELIDLVDSYDQTKNLTVETMNHNGDVKFLYRLIEKAASQSFGIYVAKLAGIPNDVLKRSQQILKTLEKNHNHAQGLIEPGNPEQLNFFSSIEPEVYTPEYLKDVEEAINSLDLNNLTPIQALNKLQELKDLIQYQ; the protein is encoded by the coding sequence ATGACACTACAAATAGAAAGTATTGTTAACAGCGGAACGAAATTAACTCCAATGATGGAGCAGTATTTTGAAATTAAAACAAAGTACCTTGATCACCTTCTTCTATTTAGAATGGGTGATTTTTATGAAGTATTTTTTGAAGATGCAAAAACGGCATCTCAAATTTTAAATATTGCACTTACCCATCGTGGAAAAGTTGGTGACCATCCAATTCCAATGGCGGGTATTCCACACCATGCAGCTGCAACATATATTGATCGTTTTGCAAGCCACGGAATCAAAGTTGCAATCTGTGAGCAAGTTGAAGACCCAAAAGAAGCAAAAGGTATTGTAAAGCGCGCTGTTACTCAGGTTGTTTCTCCAGGTATGCCATATGATCTTGAGAAAACAAATTCTAATGAAACTCACTTCATTGTTTCAACATTTAAAAAACAAAATACTTTCTATATTACTGCTCTTGATTTCACGACTGGCGTGTTTAAAGGTTTCGAACTAAATACAGAAGAAGACTTTCTTGAAAAGATTAGAAACCTTGCTCCTAAGGAATTTATTACTTTCCTTGGACAATGGGATAACAGTGCAAAAAGTGATGATTTAAAAACACTTTTAAATCACATGGGCACACTTGTAACTAATCTATCAAAAGAATATTTTGAGTCAACTTTCACAGAAATTTATATCGAAAAGCTAATCCCTACTTACAAGAGAGATCAGGTTCTTGTTGAAAACGATGTTATCTTAAATCCGATTGGAGCATTAAGTTATTACGTGAGTTCGACCCAAAACAACGAAGATTTTGTTCATATTCAACCATTCTCATTAATTTCAGAAACTGGTTATATGAAAGTTACGATCCCTACCCTAACAGGTTTAGAGATCCTTCCAAAATCGCGTGAGACATATCATGAGTCACTACTTGGATTTATGGATAAAACAAAAACAGCTCTTGGTGCTCGTACGCTAAGAGACGTTTTCACAAGTCCGTTAACTGATGTAAAGAAAATTAAGCAGCGCCAGTCGACGACGGCTTATTTCTTAGAAAATGAAGATATTCTTCAAACATCAAGAGAACTTCTTTCAAATGTAAGAGACCTTGAAAGAATTCTTGCTAAGGTGTCTACTAATAAAGCAAATGCCGGAGATCTTCTTAATATCTCTGGTGCTATTAATGTTTACCAGAAGCTTTCTATTATTCTAAAAGACCTTCCTGTGAATAACTTGAAAGAGTTACCAAAAGAGAATGTCACTGATCTTTTAAAGCTTGCAGAAGCGATCACGGTTACCATCAATGATGAAATTGGTGCCAACCTTGAAAAAGGTAACCTGATCAAACCAGGAGCAAATAAAGAAAGAGATCGTCTCGCTGGACTTTCTCAAAATGCTTCGGCTGAACTTCTAACTCTTGAAACCAAGTATCGTAATGAGACTGGTATTCAAAAATTAAAAATTAAATCTAATAACGTTGCAGGGTATTTTATTGAAGTTTCTAAAACTTATACTGATAAGGTTCCACCGCACTTTATCAGAAGACAAACTTTAGTAAATAGCGAGCGTTACTCGACGCAAGAGCTTAATGAGTTTGAAAAAGAATTAGTGATTGCTTCAGAGAGGCTACAAAAGCTTGAAAGAGAGATTTTCAAATCACTAATTGAAGAAATTATTGCAAACAGAGCGCATATCCAACTACTCGCGACTATTCTGGCAAAAATCGATGTACTTCAATCATTTGCATGGATTGCACGTAGTGAAGACTTTATCTGTCCAGAACTAAGTACAAAGAGTAAGGAAGTATCACTAAAAGGCGCATGGCACCCACTGATTAAAGCAGCAATTAAAGATCAGTTCGTAAGTCACGACTTAAATCTTGATCATAAAAAATACTTTGGTCTTATCACAGGTCCTAACATGGCCGGTAAGACAACAGTCATGAGAGAGGTTGCAATCATCCAACTTCTTACCCAAATTGGCTCTTTCGTTCCAGCAGACTCTGTAAAGGTTTCGGTATGTGATTACCTATTTAGCCGTCTTGGAGCAAGTGATGATATCCTAAAGGGACAGTCGACTTTCATGGTTGAAATGGCCGAGACAGCAGAAATCCTAAGACACGCGACAGAGAATTCACTTATTATTCTTGATGAAGTTGGGCGTGGAACGTCTACTTACGATGGACTTTCAATTGCATGGGCACTAGTAGAGCACTTTATTGAAAAGACAAAATCAATCTGCTTATTTGCAACTCACTACCATGAGCTAATTGATCTTGTTGATAGTTATGATCAAACAAAGAATCTTACTGTTGAGACAATGAATCACAATGGAGATGTAAAATTCCTATATAGACTTATTGAAAAAGCGGCATCTCAAAGTTTTGGTATTTATGTTGCGAAACTCGCTGGAATTCCAAATGATGTTCTAAAAAGAAGTCAGCAAATTCTTAAAACTCTTGAAAAGAATCACAATCACGCACAAGGCCTTATTGAGCCAGGTAATCCTGAACAACTCAACTTCTTCTCTTCAATCGAGCCAGAAGTTTATACCCCAGAGTATCTTAAAGATGTGGAAGAAGCGATTAATTCGCTCGACCTTAATAATCTGACACCGATTCAGGCATTAAATAAATTACAAGAGTTAAAAGATTTGATCCAATATCAGTAG